GAGTTCCATCTTTGAAGGCGCTTTGATACCCAATCAGTTGGTCTTCCTCACTTGGAGGTCGCAACGAAGTCCTCAGGTCGGTATCCCTGAACTCCATCCTCCAGCCATAGCCAAAGTCATCAGTCATACCACTCGTGAGGGTGTCATAAGTCCGGGTGAGCGTGATGGGGATGCCAGTGACTGGAATTGATAAATCAGTAAACGACAACCGGAAGTTACCCAACTTCAAATCGCCTGCAACATCAACCACTTCCTCAGAGTAAGAAATATTGCCGCCATTGTCTGCCACTTCTAAGCGCAAGATGTAAGAGTCGTTTTGCAGCAAAGAGGGATCAAATTTACCCAGAACACTATCAGCGATCGCATTTGGATTATCAACAAACAGGATTTCCTTGAACTCCCCACCAACAACAGGCGCAACCAGTAGTTTGTAGTAATCCAGCTGACCGTCATCGGAGAGACTGCCTTTGATATCTATCGGTGCAGTCACCAAACTACCTGCATAAGTTCCCAAGTTGAGGCTGACAACAGGAGCATTGACATCACTCGTATCGATCGCCGCAACATCAAAAGTTGCCTGTCCAAAATTGCCTGCTGTATCAGTCGCAACAGCCACTGCTCTAATTGTCAGAGCAGTAGTAGGTGTAAACCGTGCCATGCCGTTGCCGTCGAGCACCACAGATGTATCATTAATCAGCAGTTTTAGCCCGGCCACTTTCATATTGTCTGTTGCTCGTGCTTGAAAAATGACAGTTTCCCCAAGGTTTACCAAGTCGTAATTAGCAATCAGCCTCACAACTGGTGCTATGGTATCAGCTGTTACTGACAGGTCATACTCCTGCTGTTGAACACCGCCATTACCATCGCCTACTGTCAGAACAACGTGGTGAGAACCAACATTACTGGTGTTGGGCGTCCACCGCAAGCGTCCCAAATTATCCAGGGTGATGCCTTTATCGAGAGATGCAGTGTCGAGGGCATAACTCAACTTATCGCCATCAGCGTCAGTTGCTTTCACATCGTAAGCATAAGTGCTAAGAGGAGTTGCACTCAGGACTGGGTGAGACTGGATAAGTGGAATATTATTTGCCCGTGCCGTCAGCGTAAATCCTTGTGCAGCACCCTCTCCATGAGTATCCGCTGCTCCAACTACAATCTGATAGCTGCCAGCAATGGGGTTGTTCCAAGTTAGCAATCCTGTAGTGGGATTGATTTCGATATTGATACCGTCGGGTTTAGACAGCAGTTGGTAGACTAGAGTATCGCCTGCATCGAAGTCCTGTGCTACAACTTGGTAGTTATAAGCACTACCAACCGAAGCCTTGAAGACAGGAGTTGAAGTGATAACGGGAGCATTGTTGATGGCAGTTTCACTCACAACTATTGTGTAGGTTTGGGTAGAGGTTGCCCCAAGAGCATCGGTCACGAACACTTCTACTGAGTGAGAACCGACTTGCGTACCTTGGGGTGTCCATTGAATCACGCCATGATCGTCAATGGTCATGCCAGATGGCGTTTTGCCCAAATTGAAACTGAGTACATCGTTCTCTGGATCGCTAGCAACGACAGTGTAGCTGTAGGGTTGATTGAATGCTGCTCTTGTGACGGGATTTGAGACAATTGTGGGTGGAGCGTTAATGCCAGTCACTTCTAGGGTAAATTCCTGAGTCGTATACCCACCCAACGCATCTGTCAGTTGCACGGCGACAGTGTGTTCGCCAATTTGAGTGCTGGTTGGGTTCCAACGCAACGCACCAGTCTGAGAATCAACCACCATACCATCAGGTGCTGCCGTCAAACTCCACAACAGCAAATCGCCATCCGGGTCAGTACCTCTAAGATTGTACTGGTATTCTTTTTCTAGATTGGTGAGTGTATTGGGAGTAGAGATGATGCTGGGAGCGCGGTTAATTGCCAGATTGCTGACATTGATGGTAAATGATTGCTCAACAATTGCTTGAGAATCTGAAACGCGCAACAGTACCGAATTGTTACCAAACTGGTTGGGAGTCGGAGTCCAAACAATCGCACCATCAGAAATCGTCATCCCTTCTGGCTTTGAGAGCAAGCTGTAGCTGATGGCATCACCATCCGGGTCAGTTGCTTCAATTTTGTAGAGGTATGAATTGCCCAACCGAGTACTTGTTCGCGGTGTGGAAGTCATCACAGGAGCGCGATTAATGGTAGTCGTTGGGTCTGTTGGGTCTGTCATCAGGGGATCGACAATCACATTGAGTGACTGGAATGCTTCTCCACCTTGACCATCAGTTGCCCGAATCAGGATTTGCCAGGGTTCAACACCTTCTGTGTAGCCCGGATTTAAAGAACCACCCATTTGTGCTGCATTTGGCGTCCATTCTACTTGACCTGTAGTTGGGTTAATGGAAAGTCCAACAGGAGTATTGGGTGCATCAACCACAAGAGAGTAAGTTATGCTGTCGCCATCCAAATCCAATGCTTTGGCTTGATAAGAAAACAGTTTGGTTTCGCGAACATGGGCAATGTCGGGCGCAATAGAAGTAAACACTGGAGTGCGATTCCCCTGTAAAACTTCTACTTCAAACGCTTGTAAGTTAATACCACCCTTACCATCATTCACCCGTACTATGACTTGGTGTTTGCCAACTTGGTCATGACTGGGTCGCCAAGAAATTGTCCCGTTGGGGGCGACTGCCATGCCCTCTGGTTTGAGCACCAATTCAAAAGTCAGCTCGTCTGCATTCAAGTCAACAGCAGTTGCTCGGTAAAGTAATTTCTCGCCAACTCTCACAGATGTGACAGGCGTACTCGTAAACTCTGGAGCGACGTTTTCACCACTCAACACAGAGTTGGTGTTGCCAAAATCAACGCTAAATTTCTGCTCGGATGCGGCAATGGTGACAGACCAATAGTTGGGCTGAATTGGAGCCGTTTGCGTCCAACCGGGCTGCACCTCTTGGGCAATGCGATAAGTTCCTGGTGCAAGAGTCAACGAGTAATTACCTTGTGCGTCGGTGTAAGTAAAGAGTTCATCTGTATCCCGCATGCCGTCAGCATCAGCATCAACGTAAACCAACCAGTTTGCTAAACCAGATTCATTCGCACCCGGTTTCCCCAAGCTCCGAACCACCATGACATTGTTCTCACCACCCATGGCGTTAAAGAGCAAATCTCCGGTTACGGGGTCAACGACTGCTCCAGAAGCGCCATCGTAGTTGCCGATGAACAATTGCTTCGTGCTGGCAATGGGGTTACCCTCACTATCAACTTCATAGGCGTTTATTGAGTCATTGTTCCATTCTGCCAGCAGTAAAGAAGCACCATTTTCAAACTTGGGTGCGGTCACGGGCATATACACAAAACCACCAGGTCTGTCCCCTATTGTTGTCTCAATCTCAATTGAGGTAATACTGCCATCAGGAGAATAGTTGACAGTGGAGAAAGTGTTGTTTGCACCAGTGGATTTGAGTTGTAGAGCACCAGGTAGACCAAAAGGAACTTCTTGCAAACCGCGCAAGCTACCTTTCACACTGCTAACTAGCAATTTATGACTAGAAGTATAGTAAACCAGACCTGCATCAATGTATGGGGCGTAAGCGTAGTAGTTAGCAACATAGGGAGTTGTTGGGTCGTCATCATCGTCAAAGCCAATGATGTGACCGCCATCTCCACGCTGGACTTTCAGTTCCATGATGACGCCACCACAGCTATCTGCTGCACCGCCAATTAATATCGTGTTGAAGTCAACCGTACCATCGGCGTTGCGTTTGAAGGTCATTCCTCCCAACATATGAGGTACGCCATTTGGCGTTCCCAAGTTATAAGCGGTGTATATATCCTTGAAGGTTTCACCGATAACAACCTGGTTATCTGGTGTCATATTGTTCGGATTAGTCAAATCCCGCTTGCCGTCACTATCAATATCTGCGTATACAGTCCCTTTGACAGTACCGGGAACAGTATCGCCGATCGCTAAGTCGATTGTTTGCGTATCAACACCACCGCGACCATCTTCCACGCGCACTGTCACTTGATGAGTGCCAACTTCTGGGCTTGACCAAATAATTTTGCCTGTGACATCATCAATGAACATTGCTCTGGGCGCATCCATTAACCAGTCGCCAGTCACAACTTGCCCGCCAGGTCCGTAGAGAGTCCAGTAGTCGTCATAGCTACCACCAATATTGTCGATGTAAATGGACTGACCCTGAGTGCCACTGAAGCGGTAAATGTCTGTCTCCTTCCTGTCGCTACCAAAGCTACCAGTCGTGAGTTGGGTGGCATTATTCTCAAAAGTCAGTTCAAAAGCATCTGAATAGTTTAACACGCGGAAGTTGTAGTCTCCGGTCGCTTCCCGATTGCCATCGACTACCAACCGATAAGTTCCTGTCTCTGTCAGAGTGAATCCGGGGAAAATACCGAAGTAATTGATTACAGTATCAGGACCCCGGTCATTTTGAATAGAACCGTTGTATAACTCCAAGCCACTTGGAGTGTACAACCGGACAGTAAAGTTGGGGTCATTGGTGTTGAGAGCATCAAAGTATAGCTGTTGACTCACTGTACCACTGAAGGTGTAGGTGTCGTTTTCCCCTAGTTTGCTAATATTGCCATTAACTTTTTGGTTCAAAGTCAGGGGGGTGGTGACAAACTCTGGCGTGACTATGCGTAATTTGTAATCTGTACCGACAGCACCATTGCCCTGCATGACCAACAAATACTCACCCGTTGCGGACAGTGCAAATTCGTCGTTGTCATAGATGTATTTAGAAGTGACATAATCCCCCCCAGGGCCATAAAGAATCCAGGCATTTGGGTATTCGCCTGCTTGGGCGTCGAAGTATAACCCACATTCCGCACTTCAAAATGTAGTACAGAGAGTCACATAATTCTTCTCAGATGCAGGTAAATAAAAATACACGAATTTTTTCAGTAGTTCGGCATTGAGTTGGCATGAAGAAATAAAGCAAAAGCAAAGTAGAAAATTGATTTCCAGCTTTTGATAAAACTAAATATACATTGATTAATTTCAAATGGGACAATCAGAAAAACTCAAAAATCTTTGATAGGTAAAAAATGTTCCCAATCTCAGATGCGAAAATTAAGAATATCGACCACTTAGGAATAGTAGCTGGGCTGATTGACGAAATAGGAATAGTTGAAATAATAAATTCTAAATTAGGAATAGACACCCGAGAGAAGATTTCAGCGGGAATATTGGTGAAAGCAATTTTAATCAATGGATTAGGATTTGTATCAAGACCTTTATATTTATTTAGCCAGTTTTTTGAAGATAAAGGAATCGAAATATTATTGGGTTCAGAGGTAAAAAAAGATTATATGAATGACGATAAACTGGGAAGAGTCATGGATAAATTATATAAATATGGATTGAATAATCTGTTTATAGAAATTGGATTATCAGTGATTAAAAAATTTCAGATAAATACAAAATATTCACATCTGGATGCGACATCATTTCATCTACATGGAGAATATAAAAGTGGAGAAAATCAGGAAAAAGAAGAAGTAAGCAGAGAAAGACCAATAATTGTAACCAAAGGATATTCTCGTGACCATAGACCAGATTTGAAACAATGTATTTTAGATTTAATTACGAGTAGTGATGGAGATATACCATTATTAATGAGAGCGGGAGATGGTAATGAAGCGGATAAAGCCGTATTTGGAAAAATTTTAGTAGAGTTTAAAAAGCAAATAGATTTTGAAAGTATTATGGTCTGCGATAGCGCATTATATAGTCAAGAAAATCTCCAATTAATTGAACATCTAAAATGGATAAGTAGAGTACCGATGACAATTAAAAAAGCACAGGGATTAGTGAAGTTTGTAGAAATAGAAGAGATAAGTCCAGAAGAAAGAGATAAAAGAGCAGCCCTAAACTTAGAAGGATATAAATGGAAAGAAGAAATAGTAAATTATGGTGGAATTAAACAAATATGGCTAATAGTAGAAAGTCAAAACAGAAAAATTAGTGATTTAGAAAAGCTAGAGAAAAAGCTAAAAAAAGAAAAAGAAAAAGTTGAAAAGCAGTTGAAAGCATTCAAAAAAGAAGATTTTGAAACACCGGAGCAAGCCAGATACAGACTAAAAGCCATTAATAAGAAATTGAAACTATTTGAAATTAAAGATGTTCAAATTTTTGAAAGTCAATCAAAAGAGAATCAGACTATTTATAAAATATCAGGAGTCATTCATGAAAAAATAGAAGAGATAGAAATCCAAAGAAAAGAAGCAGGAAGGTTTATTTTAGCAACTAATTTAGTAGACGAGAATAAGTTAGAGCCAGAAGAAATTCTGAGAAATTATAAAAATCAACAATCATGTGAACGAGGATTTAGATTTCTGAAAGACCCATTATTTTTTGTTGATAGTTTTTTTGTAGAAAATCCTGAAAGAATAGAGACGATGTTATTTTTAATGTCTCTGTGTTTATTAGTTTATAATCTCGGTCAAAGGCAACTAAGAAACAGCTTAAAAAGAGTCAAGATGGGAATCAAAAATCAATTAGGAAAATTAACTTTTAGTCCTACATTAAGGTGGGTATTTCAATGTTTTCAAGGAATTCATATTTTAATTTTAAACGGTGTTAGTCAAATAGTTAATTTAACAGAAGAGCGTCATTTTATTTTGAATAATCTGCCATCATCTTGTCAAAAATATTATTTGCTTTCTTAATTTAAGCAGTATATGGAGAGTGAATAAAAATTTCTCAGTTTCCGAGGAAATCATAATTATTCCTCCAATTTTTAGTGCTTAAATAACCTGTTTTATCAGTTAAATATTTGATAATTGATAATTTTTCTTTATGCCACGGATTGGTTCAATATTCTTTTCTTAATTATCCTAATTGTTTGACTTTTACGTTGATTGTAGTTTTTTTGTACTTCAATTTGAAGTGCGGAATGTGGGTTATAATCAACAGGGAGATCGTTAAAGCCATAAATTGCCAGAGTATAAGTACCCGTGCTATGGAGCGTAGCTTCAAAGTCACTGCCTATATAAGTGTTCCAAACAATTCGATTGTCGGGTCCTACCAAATCCCAATACGTGTTTGGTGCATCCATTAGCGAGTCTAGATACAAACGTTCACCAGCCGTCCCTGCGAACTGATAAAAGTGAGTTCTTTGACCGGGGTCAAGCTGACCGCTGATGTCAGTATCAAGTGCTATTTGGTTATCCAAACCCACATCCAGCATACTGAAGCTGTATGCGTCCGTTTGTTCTCCATTGCCATCAACGATCAAGCGATAAGTACCGTTTTCTGTGAGGGTAAATGGACTAACATTATGTTCGCTCAGGTCGCGGTTAAAAATCGTAATGCCACTGGGACTGTAGAGGTATGCCCTAGTTGTGTAGTAACCGTTGGTGATGGTATCAAAAGACAAACGTTGCCCAATACTTCCAGTGAAAGTGTAAACATCTTGCTCTCCCTTCTCAGAGATAGCATCGCTGATAATGTGAGGAGTATCATTACTGCCCAAGGTCAACGATGCGGTGTTGGTATCTGGGGTAATAATTTGGAACTGATAGTCAACAAGGTTGCCGTCAAAGCCATAAATCGCCAGAGTGTAAGTGCCTGTGCTTGCAAGCGCTACCTCAAAGTCATAACTCATTTGGGTGCTGTGAAGCACTTGATTGCCCGATCCGACCAATTCCCAGTTTGTATTTGGCACACCCTTAAGCGAATCAAAAAACAGTTGCTGACCTGTAGTTCCCTCAAACTGATAAAAGTGAGTTCTCTGACCGGGATCGAGCTGACCGCTGATGTCAGTATCAAGTGGTATTTGGTTATCCAAACCCACATCCAGCATACTGAAACTGTAAGCATCTGTGCTTTCTCCATAGCCATCTATCACCAAGCGATAAGTGCCGTTTTCTGTGAGGGTAAATGGACTAACATTATGTTCGCTCAGGTCGCGGTTAAAAATCGTAATGCCACTGGGACTGTAGAGGTATGCCCTAGTTGTGTAGTAACCGTTGGTGATGGTATCAAAAGACAAACGTTGCCCAATACTTCCAGTGAAGGTATAAACATCTTGCTCTCCCTTCTCAGAGATAGCATTGCTAATAATATGAGAATTCTCGTTGCTACCCAAGGTCAATGATGCAGTATTAGTATCTGGGGTAATAATACGGAAGGTGTAAGGGACATTGCGATTAATGTTGTCCCTACCTCTTAAAGCCAGAATGTATTCACCATTAACAGGCAGATCTATCTCCATGTCATTCCAATTGTTGAAGAGAATCACTTTATTGCCTGCATCGTAAAGCACCCAGTCTAGATTAGTATTATTACTTGATCTGTCAAAATACAACCGTTGACCCGCAATGCCTGTGAAGCGGTACACGTCATCCTCTGACCCTGGATTGAGTACGCCAGTCTCGTTGCTATCCATTGGCGCAATGGGTACAACATCCAAGTCAAGCAAGCTAAAGCCGTAGTCACCAGTCGTACTACCATTTCCATCAATCACCAGGCGGTAGTTACCAGTTTCTGTCAGGTTAAGAGGTCCTTCATATCTAGCATCAGAATTAACTACTAACTGACCACTAGGGCTGTAAATCTGCACTGCCCACTCCCAATAGTTACCACTAAACTTGAGTGAATCAAAGTAGATACGCTGTCCCGAAACCATACTGAAAGTGAACGCATCTTGTTCACCAGGATTGTTAATCTGACCTAGTACGGTATCGCCAAATACCATTACAGATGGTGGCGTCCATTTGACTTCACCTGTGGTGGGATCGACTGTCATGCCCTCTGGTCCCAGCGCTAACTTATAGGTCAGGTTGTCAGCGTCTAAGTCGATGGCATCCGCATCATACTGATAGGCAGTATTAATTGCTGCATCTACGACTGGTGTAGAAGTGAAGATGGGCGGTCGATTTGGCGGTGCATCAATGACTGATAAAGTCCACTGCTGAGCTGTAACGCCACCGCGACTGTCGCTGACTTCCACGAAAACCGCATGATTTCCTTTGTTGGTAGCTACCGTATCCCAGGTAATGACACCAGTCTTGGCGTCAATGGTCATCCCCTCTGGATATACCAGCAATTTATATGTCAGCACATCAGAGTTGGGGTCAGTCGCGTTGACATCGTAGCGGTAGGACTGACCACCAATGATTTCGGTGTTTGGCTTAGTTTCAATAACAGGTGCTGAGTTTAACTGTGCTAGCACCACCAGGTCGTAGGTAAACTGCACCCCAAGAGGATTGTAGAATACCAAGGAACGTTGAGCGCTCAGTTCGTTCGGGTCAAGCTTGCTGTCAGCTACCAAACTGCTGAAATCGTAGTAAGGAATACCCTCAGGTGTCAACCCATCCCAGTTTCGTACTATGACACTGGGGTCGCTAATATTTGTAATGCCTACAAGCACCGGAGCATCAATGCTATAGGAGCCTGCATTGCGGACGGCGATATCTGCATACAGGAGCTTGGTGTCGGCGTTAAAGGTGGTGCGGTGGTACTCGGCACCAACACTTTGAGAGACATCGCTTAATAAGTTAAAGTTAGGCGTTGACCCTTGTATTGGTTGCTTTTCAAAGTCTTTTTGAACGGGGAGTTGCGTACCTTCTGGTGCGGGAGTTATAACAAAATCTGAAATCCTAACGCTGGTTGTTGTGTCGCCATCATTATTTACCAGACGGAACACCAGTTTGGCATCAGTATTTGGAGTGATACCAGTCAAGTTCAAACTGACAATGCGGTCTGTGGAATTATAACTCGTGCCTGCTCCCAGAGCAATTTCTTCGCCTTCCGTCCAGTTGAAGAAGGTGTCTCGACCGCTAGCAACAGTATGAACCAAGGAGTTCCCATTCACATCAACCAATGCTACTTCAAAGGCATCGTTGATTGAATTGAGATCTTGATTGTCAAACTTGGGGTCAATCTTAAAGCTTATAAGAGAAGGAGTTGCTCCCGTTGTGAAGTGAACTTCTCGAGTGGCTGTAAAGTTGGTTTCTTCAACTAAGGGTGAGTCTGAATTAACGGGGTTAACTGAGATGATAAAGGATTGAGTTCCTTTGAGTCCTGCTGCATCAGTTGCTGCTAAATCAATGTTGAAGATCCCCTGAGTGGGAGTTCCACTTAAAGTTGCAGTTCCATCACCGTTATCTACTAAATTGAGCCAAGTAGGGAGGTTAGAGGCTGTAATGTTGCGAGTATCTCCCGCATCTGGGTCAATGGTGACAATATTGTAGGTGTAAGTGCTACTTTCATTAGCCGTGTAAAAAGGAGTGCTAGTAAAGATAGGAGATTCGTTAACGTTGGTGACACCAATAGTAAAAATCTCCGTCTTACTTAAGCCGCTAGCATCAGTACTACGGACTGTAATGGAATGCTCGGAGTTACTTTCAAAATTTAAGAGTTGACCATTGGCGACAAGCAACTCATTTCCCACTATGCGGAAACGCCCGCCCCCATCATCCACCAAAGTATAAGTATAGCTGTCTCCCGAATCCGGATCGGTGCTGCTCAACTGACCAATGACTATTCCAGGAGCGCTGTTTTCTGCTACAGTGTTACCGACTAGAGTTATGGCAGTAGGCGGACTAAAACGGTAGATGGTTGTGGAGAAAGTCTTTTCATTGCCAGCAATATCAGTCGCCTTGACAGTAAAGGGATTGTCTCCTATTGCCAGAGAGACATTGGCAAACGCAAATTTACCAGTGCTATCAGATGTTGTGACGGCATGAGTTTGTTCTAACACCACTGTCACATTTGCCTCAGTTTGACCCACTAACGTTACAGTTTCAAACTTAGTTTTCTTGTCGCCAAGTGTACCGGAGTCAGATGTGGTTTCTAGGTTAAAGATTGGCGTTTGGGGTGGAGTGGTGTCAAAGTTGAAAGCAAAGTCAAAAATACTAGAATTATTCCCATATCCGTCCCGAGCAAACAGATGCAATGTATGAATGCCATCTGGCAATGTGCCGCCATTAATTTGTTCTAAACGAGTGCGGTTAAAGGTGAAGCTCCCATCTGGTTTCAAGTCAGTCAAGACACTGATAAAGCTGTCTGATGAGGTGCTGTCAAAACCCGCACGAAACTCAATTACACTATTAGCATCAGTGACAGTGCCACTGATAGTTGGGTCATAAGTAATCCAATCTTTGTTAGTGGTATTACCGGGAGCGGTATCGTTAACTAGGGTAGCTGAGATCGCAGGTCCAATAGTATCGGTAATTACCGTGACATTATATTGAGTTGCAGTCACGTTGCCCGCGCGATCGGTAGCAGCGATTGTCAGAATGTGCGATCCATTGTTAAGACCAGCCAAATCTAATTCTTGGTCAAAGTGACCTGTATCATCAAATGTAATAGCGACTTCACTATTGTTGTTGAAGCGATAAATCAGTGAAGTGACCCCACTCAGAGTTCCATTGACGCTACCTGAGACTTTAGCTCCCTGTTGCAGTGAAGCTTGATGGACTGGCGTGGTTAAATTTAATTGTGGGATAGCAGTATCAATAGTTACTTGTAAAGTGTCAGATCCGGTACTGGTATTTCCAGCAATATCTGTGACGGTAGCGCTTAATTGATGTACACCATGAGTTAATTCTGATGTGGTCAGAAGCCATGTACCATCAGCCGCAACGGTTGTTTGTCCTAAGAACTGACTATCGCTATATAGTTTAACTGTTGCACCAGCCTCAGCAGTACCGATAATTGTGGGGGTAAGTACTTTAGTTATGCGATCGCTGTTGCTAATACCACTATCACTTGTAGCAGACAGGTTGAGAGTAGGTGCATCTGTAGTCGTGTCGAGGGTAAAGGCAACATCAAAAATGCTGTTTGTATTACCGTACTGGTCTTGTGCCTGCAAACGCAAGGTATGAAAACCATCAGGCAAAAGCCCGCCATAAATTTGTTCTAACTGGTTGCGATTAAAAGTAAAGCTACCATCCGCTTGAAGTTGGGGCAGGACATTGACAAAATTGGCAACAGGAGCATTATCAAAACCCGCACGGAACTGGACAATTTGATTGGTATCTGTGACAGTACCGCTAATGGAGGGGTCAAAAGTAATGTTATCCGCATTTGTGGTATCACCAGGTGCGGTATCGCGTACCAAGGAAGCAGCAATCGCGGGTGCATCTTTATCGATGGCAACTGTTACGTTGTATTGAGTTATCTTAATATTACCAGCAACATCGGTAGTAGCGATTGTCAGAATGTGCTCCCCATTGCTGAGTCCAGTCAAGTCCAATTCTTTATCAAAGGTTCCTGTTGTGCTTAAGGGGACTGCAACGGGAGGTAAATTATTGAAGCGGTACTCAACTGATGCGATCGCTGACCCCGTACCATCGACACTACCAACGAGCCGCACTCCTGGTGTTAACGGTGTAGTTTCCACCGGAGTCTGGAGGGTGAGTTGTGGTAAAGCACTATCAATGGTAAGTTGCAATGATGCACTTGAATTGCTAACATTTCCGGCAATGTCAGTGGCTGTGGCAGTGAGATTGTGAGTTCCATCAGCGAGGTTAGAAGTTGCTAGGAGCCAATTGCCAGTACTATCTGCTGTTGTTTGACCGATAGATTGTCCATTCTTAAACAACTCTACAACTGCAAAAGCTTCGGCATTACCAGTAATAACGGGTGCAGTGTTCTTTGTGATGTTGTCGGCGTTGTTAATTCCGGTGTCATCACTTGCTGGCAAGTCTGGCACTGAGACAAATGGTGGAGTCGTATCCAGGGTAAAAGTCAGGTCAAAGATGCCCGAAACATTAT
This genomic interval from Scytonema hofmannii PCC 7110 contains the following:
- a CDS encoding IS1634 family transposase is translated as MFPISDAKIKNIDHLGIVAGLIDEIGIVEIINSKLGIDTREKISAGILVKAILINGLGFVSRPLYLFSQFFEDKGIEILLGSEVKKDYMNDDKLGRVMDKLYKYGLNNLFIEIGLSVIKKFQINTKYSHLDATSFHLHGEYKSGENQEKEEVSRERPIIVTKGYSRDHRPDLKQCILDLITSSDGDIPLLMRAGDGNEADKAVFGKILVEFKKQIDFESIMVCDSALYSQENLQLIEHLKWISRVPMTIKKAQGLVKFVEIEEISPEERDKRAALNLEGYKWKEEIVNYGGIKQIWLIVESQNRKISDLEKLEKKLKKEKEKVEKQLKAFKKEDFETPEQARYRLKAINKKLKLFEIKDVQIFESQSKENQTIYKISGVIHEKIEEIEIQRKEAGRFILATNLVDENKLEPEEILRNYKNQQSCERGFRFLKDPLFFVDSFFVENPERIETMLFLMSLCLLVYNLGQRQLRNSLKRVKMGIKNQLGKLTFSPTLRWVFQCFQGIHILILNGVSQIVNLTEERHFILNNLPSSCQKYYLLS